In a genomic window of Chaetodon auriga isolate fChaAug3 chromosome 1, fChaAug3.hap1, whole genome shotgun sequence:
- the LOC143325654 gene encoding ras association domain-containing protein 7-like encodes MELKVWVDGVVRVVCGLSLDTSCQDVVITLAQAIGQTGRYVLIMKLRGTERQLVADDCPLHQLAQLGQLAAEVQFILRRTGPSLSGRPDAPARERRLPLPRPSEPEPPRHREPHKSLTFNLGPTTLPRRTKPKRAWSPSPRASPEPRASPVSFIDAVPSVKAIPSSSSSSSKEEVFRQILQQQRRLQDLEIQLQALERETEVWEQESSSATAPSLTVHAEELEELEQRLRQNEAQLVHREHWEEELQAEMDREQDMQRRLHQIHASIDDQSYQIKALQARSAHLEQDLKLRACRQSPQADTWQPDQVLRYLKLELHHRLQQGQELDATLSETQEELQAAEERLQDKLDTTEELNKELRQCKLQQFIQQTGSPHADQSRSQPITDVYLNNAGIME; translated from the exons ATGGAGCTGAAGGTGTGGGTGGATGGCGTGGTCAGAGTGGTGTGCGGCCTATCACTGGACACTTCCTGCCAGGATGTCGTCATAACTCTTGCACAAGCGATCG GTCAGACTGGTCGTTACGTTCTTATCATGAAGCTACGAGGGACTGAGAGACAGCTTGTTGCTGACGACtgtcctcttcatcagctggCTCAGCTGGGACAGCTGGCTGCGGAGgtccagttcatcctgaggaggacgGGTCCCAGCCTTAGTGGCCGTCCGGACGCACCCGCTCGAGAGAGACGGCTCCCCCTGCCCAGACCATCAGAACCAGAGCCCCCCAGGCACAGGGAGCCACACAAGTCTCTCACCTTCAATCTGGGCCCCACAACACTTCCCAGGAGGACTAAACCAAAGAGGGCCTGGTCTCCGTCCCCCCGAGCCTCCCCAGAGCCGCGAGCCTCCCCCGTGTCTTTCATAGATGCTGTCCCCTCTGTGAAGGCaattccctcctcctcctcctcctcctccaaagaGGAGGTGTTTAGGCAGATTCTTCAGCAACAGAGGAGGCTACAAGACCTGGAGATTCAGCTTCAAgctctggagagagagacagaggtgtgGGAGCAGGAGAGCTCGTCTGCCACAGCTCCCAGTCTGACCGTCCACGCAGAGGAACTGGAGGAACTGGAGCAGCGGCTGAGGCAGAACGAGGCACAGCTAGTACACAGAGAGCACTGGGAGGAAGAGCTCCAGGCCGAGATGGACAGAGAACAAG ACATGCAGAGACGTCTACACCAGATACACGCTTCAATAGATGACCAAAGCTATCAGATCAAGGCGCTCCAAGCCCGTTCTGCACATCTAGAACAGGACCTCAAACTCAGAGCCTGCAGACAAAGCCCGCAGGCGGACACTTGGCAGCCGGACCAGGTCCTGAGGTACCTGAAGCTGGAGCTCCACCACCGCCTGCAGCAGGGACAAGAACTGGACGCAACGTTGTCAGAGACACAGGAGGAGctacaggctgcagaggagaggctgcag GACAAATTGGACACGACTGAGGAGCTGAATAAGGAGCTGAGACAGTGTAAGCTGCAGCAGTTTATCCAGCAGACTGGAAGTCCACATGCAGACCAGAGCAGGTCCCAGCCCATCACCGACGTTTACCTCAACAACGCTGGTATCATGGAGTAG